Proteins encoded in a region of the Rutidosis leptorrhynchoides isolate AG116_Rl617_1_P2 chromosome 9, CSIRO_AGI_Rlap_v1, whole genome shotgun sequence genome:
- the LOC139867679 gene encoding uncharacterized protein isoform X1, translated as MPHKTTHRRNLSTPTSLNHHQHPHPSATIQEISTHFSRLYLNHKACTFSPSTHPPESTAVKLTKSQSQRPSGTENRGYPFNINEQPQEQEESIKKAIVTSSKKPIKNIDGYVNLMSENEELRKLQHGFELKMQSLALDGLNKGRRRSFGSNSKVEMAYFLGFNGVKVVSSDMPPFMQIHAVNVTRKTYDSLEKFTAKTLALTLKKEFDGVYGPAWHCIVGLSFGSFVTHSVGGFLYFSMDHKLFVLLFKTSVQRTR; from the exons ATGCCACACAAAACCACCCATCGCCGGAACCTATCAACACCCACCTCCTTAAACCACCACCAACATCCACACCCTTCTGCCACAATTCAAGAAATATCAACCCATTTCTCAAGATTGTATCTAAATCACAAAGCTTGCACCTTTTCACCCTCAACTCACCCACCTGAATCCACCGCCGTTAAGTTGACCAAATCACAAAGTCAAAGACCCAGTGGAACTGAAAACAGAGGATACCCTTTTAATATCAATGAACAACCTCAAGAACAAGAAGAAAGTATCAAGAAAGCTATTGTAACCAGCAGTAAAAAACCCATCAAAAATATTGATGGGTATGTTAATTTAATGTCAGAAAACGAAGAATTGAGGAAATTACAACATGGGTTTGAGTTAAAAATGCAATCTTTAGCATTAGATGGGTTGAATAAGGGTAGAAGGAGGTCATTTGGGTCTAACTCAAAGGTAGAAATGGCTTATTTTTTGGGCTTTAATGGTGTGAAAGTGGTGTCTTCTGACATGCCTCCATTCATGCAAATTCATGCTGTTAATGTAACAAGAAAAACTTATGATAGTTTGGAAAAGTTCACTGCCAAAACCCTTGCTTTGACTCTCAAAAAG GAATTTGATGGGGTTTATGGACCAGCATGGCATTGTATCGTAGGGTTGAGTTTTGGATCATTTGTGACACATTCAGTGGGCGGATTCTTGTATTTCTCTATGGACCATAAGCTATTTGTTCTCTTGTTCAAGACTAGTGTTCAAAGGACACGTTGA
- the LOC139867679 gene encoding uncharacterized protein isoform X2: MPHKTTHRRNLSTPTSLNHHQHPHPSATIQEISTHFSRLYLNHKACTFSPSTHPPESTAVKLTKSQSQRPSGTENRGYPFNINEQPQEQEESIKKAIVTSSKKPIKNIDGYVNLMSENEELRKLQHGFELKMQSLALDGLNKGRRRSFGSNSKVEMAYFLGFNGVKVVSSDMPPFMQIHAVNVTRKTYDSLEKFTAKTLALTLKKVKIDLGAVCFLRWFCLNICGQCMLRNMA; this comes from the exons ATGCCACACAAAACCACCCATCGCCGGAACCTATCAACACCCACCTCCTTAAACCACCACCAACATCCACACCCTTCTGCCACAATTCAAGAAATATCAACCCATTTCTCAAGATTGTATCTAAATCACAAAGCTTGCACCTTTTCACCCTCAACTCACCCACCTGAATCCACCGCCGTTAAGTTGACCAAATCACAAAGTCAAAGACCCAGTGGAACTGAAAACAGAGGATACCCTTTTAATATCAATGAACAACCTCAAGAACAAGAAGAAAGTATCAAGAAAGCTATTGTAACCAGCAGTAAAAAACCCATCAAAAATATTGATGGGTATGTTAATTTAATGTCAGAAAACGAAGAATTGAGGAAATTACAACATGGGTTTGAGTTAAAAATGCAATCTTTAGCATTAGATGGGTTGAATAAGGGTAGAAGGAGGTCATTTGGGTCTAACTCAAAGGTAGAAATGGCTTATTTTTTGGGCTTTAATGGTGTGAAAGTGGTGTCTTCTGACATGCCTCCATTCATGCAAATTCATGCTGTTAATGTAACAAGAAAAACTTATGATAGTTTGGAAAAGTTCACTGCCAAAACCCTTGCTTTGACTCTCAAAAAGGTAAAGAT TGATTTAGGTGCTGTTTGTTTTCTAAGATGGTTTTGTCTGAACATCTGCGGACAATGTATGTTGAGAAATATGGCCTAA